GCCCGACCTCTCCGTCCTCTTCCTCCACCGCCTGGACAGCCTGGCGGCCCTCGAGGTGGAAGGGGGGCGGCCCGCCACCCTGCACCTCGCCTTCCTCTCCCCCCCGAGGGCGGGGGAGGACTGGCGCATCCTGCCCCCCAGGCCCTACTTCCAGTACCTGGAGCTGGACCTCCTGGCCGAGGTGGAGGCTCTGGAGGAGGAGATGGCCCGCCAGGCCCGGGTGCGGGAGCTCTCCGATGGGAGCGGTGAGCGGGCCATCCTGGTGGGGGTGGACCTGGGGGAGGGTCCCGAGGCGGAGGCGGGGCTGGAGGAGCTCGCCGAGCTCACCCGCACCGCGGGGGGCGTGCCGGTGAGGAAGGTCCTGGTCTTCCGCCAGAGCCTGGACCCCAGGTACCTGGTGGGCCTCGGCAAGCTGGAGGAGCTAAAGAGCCTGGCCTACCACGAGAACGCCTCCACCCTTATCTTCAGCCTGGAGCTTTCCCCCACCCAGGCCCGGGAGATGGAGCGGGCCACGGGGCTCAAGGTCCTGGACCGGACCCAGCTCATCCTGGACATCTTCGCCCTCCACGCCAAGACCCCCGAGGCCCAGGCCCAGGTGGAGCTGGCCCAGCTCAAGTACCTCCTCCCCCGGCTCGTGGGCAGGGGGAGGGAGATGAGCCGCCTGGGGGGTGGGATCGGCACCCGTGGCCCGGGGGAGACCAAGCTGGAGGTGGACCGGAGAAGGCTTCTAGAGAGGATCACCCACCTCTCCCGGAAGCTCGCCGAGTACGCCCACCGCCGGGAGGAGGCCAGGCGGCAGAGGAAGCGGAAGGGCATCCCCCTCATCGCCGTGGTGGGCTACACCAACGCCGGCAAGACCACCCTCCTCGCTGCCCTGGCCCGGGGCGGGGAGCCCGGGGAGGACCGGCTCTTCGCCACCCTGCGCCCCCTCACCCGGCGGGGCTTCCTCCCTGGGGTGGGCGAGGTCCTCTTCACGGATACCGTGGGCTTTATCCGGAGGATGCCCGAGGAGCTCCTCACCGCCTTTAGGGCCACCCTCGAGGAGGTGCGGGAGGCCGACCTCTTGGTCCACGTCCTGGACGCTTCCCAGGAGGGGGCCTTGGAGCGGTACCGGGTGGTGGAGGACCTTCTCAAGGAGCTTGGGGTGGAAGCCCCTAGGGTCCTGGCCCTCAGCAAGGCGGACCGGGCGGCCCCCTACGACCTCTTCTACCTCAGGGAGCGGCTTGGCGGGGTGGCGGTCTCCGCCCTAAAGGGCACCGGGCTAAAGGAGCTCAGGGAGTCCTTGGCGGAGGCCCTCCTGAAGGCGGGCGTGCGCCCCCAGGCCTGGGCTCAGTACACGTAGAAGCCCCTTAGACCCGTCGCCTCGGCCCACTGGACCTCCACCGCTTCCACCCGGGCCAGGCGGGGGCCCTGCTTCAGGTGGTGGAGGAAGGCCTCCAGGTCCTCCTTGGGGCCTTCCGCCACCACCTCCACCCGGCCGTCGGGGAGGTTTTCCGCGTAGCCGGATAGCCCAAGCTCCAGGGCCTTCCGCTGGGCGAAGGCCCGGTAACCCACCCCCTGCACCCTGCCCCTGACCAAGGCCACCAGGCGCGGCATAAGGGCATTTTAGCCCCTTTGCCATGCCCCTTTCATCTCCCCTCCCTATGCTGAGAGGGATGCGGCGGGGGCTCCTTCTCCTCCTCCTTTTGGGCCTCTTCCTCCTGGCCCTGGCCTGGCCGCCCCTCCTCAAGGGGGCGGTGGAGCGGGCCCTGCCCCTTTTGGGCCTCCAGGGGCGGGTGGAGGGGATTTCGGGCCACCTCCTCTTCGGCCTCCGCCTCAAGGGGGTGGCCCTGGAGGCGGAGGGCCTGGAGCTTTGGGCGGAGGAGGTGGGCCTGGCCTACGACCTCCTGGGCCTCCTAAGGCGGGAGCTTCCCCTCTCCCTCACCCTCAAGGGGGCCCGGGTGCGGCCCACCTGGGAGGCCCTCCTGCCCCAGGAGCCGGGGCCGCCCCCCGCCTTTCGGGTGGTCTTCCGCTCCCTGAGGCTGGAGGGGGTGGAGGTGGAGCTCCGGCAGGGGGAGCGCCTCTTCCTCCCTCCCCTCCGCCTAAGCCTCTTCGGGGAGAACCCCTACCGCTTCCTGGCCCGCCTCCCCGGGGGGAGTTTCCAGGGGGAGGCCAGGGCCCTCGCCCCAGACCTCGCCGCCTGGGACGTGGCCTTCAGGGGGGAGGTGGGGGGGCTTGCCTTTTTCTACGAGGGGCTGAGGGGGGGAAGGGTGGAGGGGGTCTTCCGCCTGCGGCCCTCGGGGATGGAGGGGGAGGCCCGGTTGAGGGCGGGCGTGGTGGACCTGGTGGGCTTCCGCCTCACCGGGGTGGAGGGGGAGCTTAGCCTGGAAGGGGACCAGGTGGAGGCCCGGCTCAGGGGGGTGGGCCTCGAGGGGCCCCTCTCGGCCACGGCCCAGGTGGACCTGAGGGGGGAGCGGTACCGCTTCGCGGTGGAGGGCCGCCCCAGGCTCCCGGCCCTGGCCCGGCACTACGGCCTTGCCCTGCCTTTGGAAGGGGACGGGCGGCTTTTCCTGGAGGGGGAGGGGTGGGAGGCGGTGAGGGTCCGGGGCCGCTTTGAGGGGGAGGGGAGGCTCCTTGGGGAGCCCTTCCGCCACAGGGGGAGGCTCGCCTTTGACCAGGTCTTCCGCCTGGAGACCCAGGCGGAGGGCAGACTCTTTGACCGGGAGTACGCCCTGGGCTTCTCCCTGCAGGGGCCGGAATACCGGGGGAGCTACCGGGATACCCTGGGAAGCCGCCTCCGGCTGGAGGGGGAGGGGGACCGGCTTCGGGTCCAGGGGGAGGCCGCCTGGCCCAGGCCCTTGGAGGGTCTGGCGGAGGTGGCCCTCCGGTGGGAGGGAGGGGGGTGGCGGCTCGCCGCCAGGAGCCCGGGGGTGCGCCTCCCCCTCTTTCCCCCGTTGGACCTCTCGGGGGAGGCCCAGGGGGAGGGGGAGCGGGTGGCGGGGCGGTTTGGCCCCTTGCGGCTTTCCGGCACCTGGGGCGACCTGGCCCTCTCCCTGGACCCTACGCCCTTGGCGGTGGGAAGCCTGGAGGGAAGGGGGAGGCTCCTTGGGGGAAGGCTCAGCGCCCACCTCCTCTACGACTCCCCTTATGCCCGCTTCCCCGTGGGCCTGCGCCAGGAGGCCTGGGGCCTCTCCTTCCGAAGCCCCTACGGGGAGGGGTGGTACCGGGGTGGGGCCTTGGCCCTTAGGCTCACGGGGCTCCCCATCCGCGCCCTGGACGAGATGCGC
The genomic region above belongs to Thermus sediminis and contains:
- the hflX gene encoding GTPase HflX, whose translation is MEKIFGRTEGLKKSELKRLSNLYRRRAPKERVLTPELAQALAALTEEVGRPLALLLDREGRVVRVGVGDAKDLPIPEGPRGERRLSGYRLLHTHLSPGGLSRPDLSVLFLHRLDSLAALEVEGGRPATLHLAFLSPPRAGEDWRILPPRPYFQYLELDLLAEVEALEEEMARQARVRELSDGSGERAILVGVDLGEGPEAEAGLEELAELTRTAGGVPVRKVLVFRQSLDPRYLVGLGKLEELKSLAYHENASTLIFSLELSPTQAREMERATGLKVLDRTQLILDIFALHAKTPEAQAQVELAQLKYLLPRLVGRGREMSRLGGGIGTRGPGETKLEVDRRRLLERITHLSRKLAEYAHRREEARRQRKRKGIPLIAVVGYTNAGKTTLLAALARGGEPGEDRLFATLRPLTRRGFLPGVGEVLFTDTVGFIRRMPEELLTAFRATLEEVREADLLVHVLDASQEGALERYRVVEDLLKELGVEAPRVLALSKADRAAPYDLFYLRERLGGVAVSALKGTGLKELRESLAEALLKAGVRPQAWAQYT
- a CDS encoding acylphosphatase, giving the protein MPRLVALVRGRVQGVGYRAFAQRKALELGLSGYAENLPDGRVEVVAEGPKEDLEAFLHHLKQGPRLARVEAVEVQWAEATGLRGFYVY